A genome region from Fusarium musae strain F31 chromosome 5, whole genome shotgun sequence includes the following:
- a CDS encoding hypothetical protein (EggNog:ENOG41), whose protein sequence is MKLATKVSISMVLGLGALASVATTIRMPFVLFYFHPNPDYLYRHCHVALWSTIEAGIGIIAGSLPSLRKFVKRWITFDSSARQYSPPKLYGGGSRGLGITSHIATANRVKGYNISRDVGNDGKDHWDGLDDGSSRKGIMVTVDVEMHTLQNNAESIGSARSRVSDETYARPA, encoded by the exons ATGAAATTAGCGACAAAGGTTTCCATCAGTATggtgcttgggcttggtgcTCT TGCTTCGGTTGCTACAACTATCCGAATGCCGTTTGTCCTGTTTTACTTCCACCCTAATCCGGACTATCTTT ATCGGCATTGCCACGTCGCTCTGTGGAGTACCATCGAAGCAGGAATCGGTATCATAGCTGGTTCTCTCCCTTCTTTGAGGAAGTTTGTCAAACGCTGGATTACATTTGACAGCTCAGCTCGCCAATATTCGCCCCCGAAGCTATACGGAGGTGGATCACGTGGGTTGGGGATCACCAGTCATATCGCTACCGCAAACCGTGTGAAAGGATACAACATATCACGAGACGTGGGGAATGACGGCAAGGATCACTgggatggccttgatgatggcTCATCTAGGAAAGGAATTATGGTTACTGTGGACGTGGAGATGCACACATTGCAGAACAATGCGGAATCGATAGGATCGGCCCGATCTCGTGTCTCGGATGAGACATATGCGAGACCAGCTTAG
- a CDS encoding hypothetical protein (EggNog:ENOG41~CAZy:PL1) has translation MRLQSITAILAAAATASAQSVSGKAYGFAAGVTGGEGEAVTPSSAEELATLLADDTPRVIYLNKEFDFTGDVKTGAGCDRKSCSASNGGQLYLGDLSCGGDDNVAVSSITYDAAGPEPLPVGSNKSIIGNGKAVLKGKGLSIKKGSKNVIVQGIEFTDINPGVVWGGDALELKGLNDGVWIDHCKFSKVGRMFIVSHYDGSRLTISNSEFDGVTDTSASCNGNHYWTMMFYGEGDQVTLDRNHFHDVAGRAPKLGEPGTNGYFHATNNYFQNMKGHAFDAYQGANAIIEGNVFDGVDTPITKEAASVSTLFVADESSASACQSALGRACEPNSATSSGDLPSLKGESGLNAVAKNKDNIIAPVSASEVTALVLGSVGPANVGSSSNSGSGSDSAPSQSPESGNDATETTPTTPETTPESTPETAPETTPEAVNEQKETETEPVENAEVKPVASEDCEEETDATPSKTEEKPVAPGDCDDEIEAAADSSSETEQKPAASAAPSKQTSSSSDECDEEPKAEAKPAATGDCYDEIEAAADTTASATPSKQTSSSNDECDEEPKAEAKPVATGDCDEGETSEAAAESSSSTGSTAQMYGQCGGKNWTGATTCPSGTSCKKMNDYYSQCIGSNSRVRRYVQ, from the coding sequence ATGCGTCTGCAAAGTATCACTGCCatcttggctgctgctgccacaGCTTCTGCTCAGAGTGTTTCGGGCAAGGCTTACGGTTTTGCTGCTGGTGTCACTGGTGGTGAGGGAGAGGCTGTTACGCCTTCTTCTGCCGAGGAACTTGCTACGCTTCTCGCTGATGACACGCCTCGTGTTATCTACCTCAACAAGGAGTTTGACTTTACTGGAGATGTCAAGACTGGTGCTGGTTGTGATCGCAAGAGTTGCAGTGCCAGCAATGGTGGTCAGCTTTACCTCGGTGATCTTTCTTGCGGTGGTGATGACAATGTCGCTGTTAGCTCCATCACCTACGACGCTGCTGGTCCTGAGCCCCTTCCCGTTGGCAGCAACAAGAGTATCATCGGTAACGGAAAGGCTgttctcaagggcaagggtcTGTCGATCAAGAAGGGATCCAAGAACGTTATTGTCCAGGGCATTGAGTTCACCGACATCAACCCCGGTGTCGTATGGGGTGGTGACGCTCTCGAGCTCAAGGGTCTCAACGATGGTGTCTGGATCGATCACTGCAAGTTCTCCAAGGTCGGCCGTATGTTTATCGTCTCCCACTACGATGGCTCCCGCctcaccatctccaactccGAATTCGACGGTGTCACCGACACTTCCGCTTCTTGCAACGGCAACCACTACTGGACCATGATGTTCTACGGTGAGGGCGACCAGGTCACTCTTGACCGCAACCACTTCCACGATGTTGCTGGCCGAGCTCCCAAGCTTGGTGAGCCTGGCACCAACGGTTACTTCCACGCTACCAACAACTACTTCCAGAACATGAAGGGCCATGCCTTTGATGCCTACCAGGGAGCCAACGCCATCATCGAGGGCAACgtctttgatggtgttgacacTCCTATCACCAAGGAGGCTGCTTCCGTCAGCACTCTGTTCGTCGCTGATGAGAGCAGCGCTTCTGCTTGTCAGTCCGCTCTTGGCCGTGCTTGCGAGCCCAACTCTGCTACCAGCAGCGGTGATCTTCCCTCTCTGAAGGGTGAGAGCGGCCTTAACGCTgtcgccaagaacaaggacaacATCATCGCCCCCGTCTCTGCCAGCGAAGTCACTGCTCTTGTCCTTGGTAGCGTTGGACCAGCCAACGTTGGTTCCAGCTCCAACTCCGGATCTGGCTCTGACTCCGCCCCATCTCAAAGCCCCGAGTCTGGCAATGATGCTACCGAGACCACTCCCACTACACCTGAGACCACTCCCGAGAGCACCCCCGAGACTGCTCCTGAGACTACTCCTGAGGCTGTGAACGAGCAAAAGGAGACCGAGACTGAGCCTGTTGAGAACGCTGAGGTCAAGCCTGTCGCTTCCGAAGACTGCGAGGAGGAAACGGACGCTACCCCTtccaagactgaggagaaGCCCGTTGCTCCCGGCGACTGCGAcgatgagattgaggctgctgctgacagCTCTTCCGAGACAGAGCAGAAGCCCGCTGCATCCGCGGCTCCTTCCAAGCAGACATCCTCATCTAGCGACGAGTGTGACGAGGAGCCCAAGGCTGAGGCGAAGCCCGCTGCCACCGGAGACTGTTACGATGAGattgaagctgctgctgacaCCACTGCATCTGCGACTCCTTCCAAGCAGACATCTTCATCCAACGATGAGTGTGACGAGGAGCCCAAGGCCGAGGCGAAGCCAGTTGCCACCGGAGATTGTGATGAGGGAGAGACCTCCGAGGCCGCCGCCGAGTCCTCCTCGTCCACTGGTTCCACTGCTCAGATGTACGGTCAATGCGGAGGCAAGAACTGGACTGGTGCTACCACGTGCCCCTCTGGAACTTCTTGCAAGAAGATGAACGATTACTACTCGCAGTGCATTGGCTCAAACAGCCGTGTTCGTCGCTATGTCCAGTAA
- a CDS encoding hypothetical protein (EggNog:ENOG41), whose amino-acid sequence MAHQSRVKGPGISAAKAPAPVPVVRDVSDWEVFTDDESDSDTSQNTVDFIEPPPAYKVDDPGLVVNRPTLGRPTLGRPVVERPVQEKRQSSWRQWLNRDKVSPEAADEPTLRPDRRVRRHRSETETPEEREARRSERRRRHREHEERGRTEKDRRTRDRSRAGSPSTRHRRHKRREGEEREERSDEKESRRLSRRFLGRSDEEDKEREREREKRRSMRERPTLDKRHSTSASIRHRDPEYAERERRSSRVDGERRHKSSREHSRVSHSHTPRAPEEDKHRDEDREARRAERRRLHNERKAATPKHSDSDRGEKERSYTRSVDPERARERRHSRHLSQLDNDNRRDRYKDYESARASMKIKSPSPGSDPEKEKLRMYEKEREREEERQREREREKENERERIRLEEKRKAEEKKRIEEMEKERERERLEEQKKLEEKKRAEDKRRAEEKKRAEEKRKLEEKKKLVEEKRRLAEKKLKAESRRKAAEEREKEKERERLEEKKRIEEEKRLEEERRIEEERKLEEKKRLEEKRKADEKRRADVQEKERKLAEAKKRIEEKEKRAAERKEKDARRALRKQQKEEQKKKDAAAEEQASKPQILGPNKWPAPGARLGPALGPLRLATATVPATETKPKPAIVDDSDSGVD is encoded by the exons ATGGCCCATCAGAGTCGTGTCAAAGGTCCAGGGATTTCTGCCGCCAAAGCTCCCGCTCCCGTGCCCGTCGTCCGTGACGTCTCTGACTGGGAGGTCTTCACTGATGACGAGTCTGATAGCGACACTTCTCAAAACACTGTCGATTTCATTGAGCCCCCTCCTGCCTACAAGGTAGACGATCCAGGGTTGGTGGTCAACAGACCCACGCTGGGTAGACCGACTTTGGGCAGGCCTGTTGTTGAGCGGCCTGTCCAGGAGAAGCGTCAGTCGTCGTGGCGACAATGGCTCAACAGGGATAAGGTCAGCCCGGAGGCGGCGGATGAACCGACTCTACGTCCTGACCGAAGGGTGAGGCGTCATCGTTCTGAAACCGAGACACCCGAGGAGCGGGAGGCGAGAAGATCAGAACGTCGCCGCCGACACAGGGAGCATGAAGAACGTGGTCGCACGGAGAAGGACCGCCGTACTCGTGACAGAAGCCGGGCAGGTAGTCCAAGCACGCGACACAGACGACACAAGCGACGCGAAGGtgaggagagagaagagagaagtgaTGAGAAGGAGTCTCGCCGCCTCTCACGGAGGTTCCTTGGAcgaagtgatgaagaggacaaggaacgagagagagagagggagaagcgTAGGTCTATGAGAGAACGACCTACTCTTGACAAGAGACACTCTACCTCTGCTTCCATCAGACATCGCGACCCTGAGTATGCCGAGCGCGAGAGGAGATCTAGTCGTGTGGATGGTGAGAGGCGACACAAGAGCAGTCGTGAGCACTCACGAGTCTCACATAGCCACACTCCTCGCGCTCCTGAAGAGGACAAACATCGCGATGAGGACCGGGAGGCTCGGAGAGCAGAGCGCCGACGACTACACAACGAGCGCAAGGCAGCTACCCCCAAGCACAGTGACTCTGACCGCGGCGAGAAGGAGAGGTCATACACAAGAAGTGTTGACCCTGAACGCGCAAGAGAGCGACGCCATAGCCGACATCTCAGCCAACTTGACAACGACAACCGGAGGGACCGGTACAAGGACTACGAATCAGCCCGAGCCTcaatgaagatcaagagccCAAGTCCAGGATCAGAtcctgagaaggagaagttgaggatgTATGAGAAGGAGCGCGAGAGGGAGGAGGAACGACAGAGAGAGCGTGAACGcgagaaggagaatgagCGCGAACGCATCCGCTTAGAGGAGAAGCGtaaggctgaggagaagaagaggattgaggagatggagaaggagcGTGAGAGAGAGCGACTCGAGGAGCAaaagaagcttgaagagaagaagagagctgAGGACAAGCGACgtgctgaggagaagaaacgcgccgaggagaagcgcaagctcgaggagaagaagaagttggtcGAAGAGAAGCGTCGCCttgcagagaagaagctcaaggccgaGAGTCGACGAAAGGCCGCTGAGGAgcgtgagaaggagaaggagcgcgagagacttgaagagaagaagaggatcgaggaggagaagcgtCTTGAAGAGGAGCGACGTATCGAGGAAGAGCGAAAGctcgaagagaagaagcgtctggaggagaagcgcaaggctgatgagaagagacgCGCTGATGTCCAGGAGAAGGAGCGAAAGCtcgccgaggccaagaagcgtatcgaggagaaggagaagcgcGCTGCTGAGCGcaaggagaaggatgctCGTCGTGCTCTCCGCAAGCAacagaaagaagagcaaaagaagaaggatgctgcCGCCGAGGAGCAAGC AAGCAAGCCTCAGATTCTCGGCCCCAACAAGTGGCCCGCCCCAGGAGCACGCCTCGGCCCTGCCCTAGGCCCCCTGCGACTAGCTACAGCTACAGTTCCAGCTACAGAGACCAAGCCGAAGCCGGCTATTGTTGACGACTCCGACAGTGGTGTCGACTAA
- a CDS encoding hypothetical protein (EggNog:ENOG41) codes for MPKTAVVSGGARGIGRTLARYFLEKQYRVFILDIDEPELTHTTRTHLKSYYDSKAVDSSICDLRNTDEIYEKIQQAAKFLGGHIDVVINNGGIASPHWKDGKTMVDRDTLKEWQAYIETNLTAPFVVSQACIPFMKNEKDTEPVTDDSHSTAGPCIINVGSFRAKQSDPNQEGYASAKAGLLGLTHSMAVSLQPFGIRVNLVAPGRIKAGHESKEGDEKGVKWAHLNEDKDVEDHLTNRAGRPLDIAQAVEYMVNAGFVTGQDLIVDGGAVMIK; via the coding sequence atgcCTAAAACAGCCGTTGTTAGCGGTGGAGCCCGTGGTATCGGGCGAACCCTCGCACGCTACTTCCTCGAAAAGCAGTACcgcgtcttcatcctcgacatAGACGAGCCAGAACTTACTCACACGACACGCACGCATCTCAAGTCCTATTACGATTCCAAGGCAGTTGACTCTTCCATCTGCGACTTGCGTAACACAGATGAGATTTACGAAAAGATTCAGCAAGCAGCAAAGTTTCTTGGTGGACATATCGACGttgtcatcaacaatggcGGCATTGCGTCACCGCATTGGAAAGATGGCAAGACTATGGTTGATAGAGATACGTTAAAGGAGTGGCAAGCGTACATTGAGACGAACCTCACAGCGCCGTTTGTGGTGTCACAGGCTTGTATCCCGTTCatgaagaatgagaaggataCAGAGCCTGTGACGGATGATAGCCACAGCACTGCTGGACCTTGCATCATCAACGTTGGATCGTTCCGCGCAAAACAGAGCGATCCAAACCAAGAAGGCTATGCATCTGCAAAGGCTGGTCTGTTGGGACTCACGCATAGTATGGCTGTGAGCCTGCAACCGTTTGGGATCAGGGTGAACTTAGTGGCGCCAGGTCGTATCAAGGCAGGTCACGAGTCAAAGGAGGGTGATGAGAAGGGCGTTAAATGGGCGCATTTGAATGAGGATAAGGACGTGGAGGATCATCTTACGAATAGAGCTGGAAGACCGTTGGATATTGCTCAGGCTGTTGAGTATATGGTCAACGCTGGCTTTGTGACGGGTCAGGACCTCATCGTCGATGGAGGCGCAGTTATGATCAAGTAG
- a CDS encoding hypothetical protein (EggNog:ENOG41~antiSMASH:Cluster_5.6), with protein MKAFLFPSTLFAIVASAVSALPDPKGHEFRAAGPYDSSQNAKIGSHYTTGRSPCPGLNALANHGYLPRDGSNINYDMINHAAQAAYNFEDGFYIDAVNMVFQLNISTSDRPSETFHLRDLAQHDQIEVDGSLTRNDIFFGDDLHFDATVFDPVARDLGLNKISRKDKFVTIETAAKATKTRLDLAKRVNPEFNASVHQHETEYGTTALYLLTVWDEQQKAAPKYWVKALLGEDRIAYREGYNKGKTVKTNKQVGAMTQAVRAVVGWKP; from the exons ATGaaagcttttctttttccctcAACGTTGTTCGCAATCGTGGCCTCTGCGGTGTCTGCACTGCCGGATCCAAAGGGCCATGAGTTCCGCGCCGCAGGACCCTACGACA GTAGCCAAAATGCTAAGATTGGGTCTCACTACACTACAGGTCGATCACCATGCCCAGGCCTCAACGCTCTCGCCAACCACGGTTACCTTCCGCGTGATGGCTCAAACATCAATTATGACATGATCAACCATGCAGCCCAAGCCGCTTATAATTTCGAAGATGGCTTTTACATCGATGCCGTCAACATGGTGTTTCAGCTCAATATCTCCACCTCAGACCGACCCAGCGAAACTTTCCATCTCCGAGACCTGGCTCAGCACGACCAGATCGAGGTTGATGGCTCCCTCACTCGAAACGACATCTTCTTCGGCGATGATCTGCACTTCGATGCTACTGTCTTTGATCCCGTCGCACGCGACCTTGGGCTGAATAAGATCAGCCGTAAAGATAAATTTGTGACAATCGAAACTGCGGCCAAGGCAACTAAAACTCGGCTCGATCTCGCCAAGCGTGTCAATCCGGAGTTCAACGCTTCCGTACATCAGCATGAGACCGAATATGGCACTACTGCGCTCTATCTTTTGACTGTGTGGGATGAACAACAGAAGGCAGCACCAAAGTATTGGGTTAAAGCATTACTTG GCGAGGATAGGATCGCTTACAGAGAGGGATACAATAAAGGCAAGACGGTCAAGACGAATAAGCAAGTAGGTGCTATGACTCAGGCTGTTCGAGCGGTGGTTGGGTGGAAGCCTTAG
- a CDS encoding hypothetical protein (antiSMASH:Cluster_5.6) → MIPVEVLPPNVTCAGPIILSGPPADQQDPGTAAWLKKAPTVLINLGSNLAVGHEEYENARVANAWQYDESRAGVMATSIAALLSTTDYQVLWKFNKLGDFSDELLVNLKPYLDNERLKMPSWLMADPASLLETGNIVTSVHHGGSNCYHEALAAGVTQVVLPLWADLYNYAALAETRGIGVWGCKDSTPNWTSECLLDAFMKGIDGCGESFLQRRAKWLGDRIKAGKKGRDVAADEIAKLAYVR, encoded by the exons ATGATCCCAGTCGAGGTTCTTCCTCCAAATGTCACCTGTGCTGGGCCAATCATTCTGTCGGGGCCACCAGCTGATCAACAAGATCCTGGAACTGCAGCTTGGCTCAAGAAAGCTCCTACAGTGCTCATTAATCTCGGCAGTAATCTTGCTGTAGGTCATGAAGAATACGAGAATGCACGTGTAGCTAATGCTTGGCAGTATGACGAAAGTCGTGCTGGAGTCATGGCGACCTCCATCGCAGCGTTACTATCCACTACTGATTACCAGGTCCTATGGAAATTCAATAAGCTGGGAGACTTCTCTGATGAACTTTTGGTGAACTTGAAGCCCTACCTCGACAACGAGCGACTAAAGATGCCAAGTTGGCTTATGGCAGACCCGGCGTCACTTCTCGAGACCGGGAACATTGTTACTTCAGTACATCATGGTGGTTCGAACTGCTATCACGAAGCCCTTGC AGCCGGTGTCACGCAAGTAGTACTTCCCTTGTGGGCAGACCTCTACAACTATGCTGCTCTAGCTGAGACAAGAGGCATTGGGGTTTGGGGTTGCAAGGATTCAACGCCCAACTGGACGAGTGAGTGCTTGCTGGATGCCTTCATGAAAGGAATAGATGGTTGTGGTGAGAGTTTCTTACAAAGACGAGCAAAATGGCTGGGTGATAGGATCAAGGCAGGGAAGAAGGGGCGTGATGTTGCAGCTGACGAGATTGCCAAACTGGCATACGTGAGATGA
- a CDS encoding hypothetical protein (antiSMASH:Cluster_5.6) has translation MAALLNYLPFFKKEEQRPLPNIVESDDIIPVHLFDDTAAARGIVLVWTLQFEDVLNPHKLNDALSKLFERDGWRRLGGRFRQRSDGGLEIHVPQEFTEERPAVYFTQEEYETPMSEHPLASRLPKPTGSISTYTGPKEFCALGLRPETPRNMDDYVHSDIPQFCLHVQTFTDGTLVNLTFSHVTTDLMGLSAIFEGWSQVLAGKPEAVIHMPGYRKDVFDDMLKSPSMEHHVLADKILDGWRFKAWGLRSLYESWRSGDIQSRTLCIPKHTVSRMMQQARGHLEEDWNNGKPFISEGDVFAALSCLMLAKYQGQDTNRELATIMAVDPRSRARSIFLPDKAYVQNSPTNAFVFCRANEMLDLPLGKLALQVREAIQAQTTEEQLKASTALSVESMKTNNMPVVFGSTNMAAQFMSNWSKGDLAGKLDFSPAIEQEVSPESRRGKRGHPVYYQASDPGHNTVSAISSVFVVVGKDYEGNTWFSNSLPQKMWVDLMEYLEQFGHAGRESKL, from the exons ATGGCGGCTTTGCTCAATTACTTacccttcttcaagaaggaagagcaACGTCCTCTCCCCAACATTGTTGAGTCAGATGACATCATTCCAGTGCACTTGTTCGACGATACTGCAGCGGCGAGGGGAATCGTGCTGGTATGGACTTTGCAGTTCGAAGACGTATTGAACCCCCATAAATTGAACGATGCTTTGTCCAAGCTCTTTGAAAGAGACGGATGGCGTAGGTTGGGTGGAAGATTTCGGCAAAGG TCAGACGGCGGACTCGAGATACATGTCCCGCAAGAATTTACAGAAGAGCGGCCAGCAGTTTATTTCACCCAAGAAGAATATGAAACCCCAATGTCAGAACATCCGCTGGCTTCACGATTACCCAAGCCCACTGGGAGTATCTCTACTTATACTGGACCGAAAGAATTCTGTGCCCTTGGACTACGCCCTGAGACGCCTCGCAACATGGATGACTATGTTCATTCTGACATACCTCAATTCTGTCTCCATGTGCAAACCTTCACCGATGGCACTCTTGTCAACTTGACGTTTTCCCATGTGACAACCGACCTGATGGGGTTGTCTGCCATATTCGAGGGTTGGAGTCAAGTCCTTGCTGGGAAGCCAGAAGCTGTCATCCACATGCCAGGATACCGGAAAGATGTGTTTGACGACATGCTTAAGTCGCCATCCATGGAACACCATGTTCTTGCAGACAAGATTCTTGATGGCTGGCGTTTCAAAGCCTGGGGCCTACGGAGCCTGTATGAATCGTGGAGATCCGGCGACATTCAGTCGCGGACTCTGTGTATCCCGAAACATACAGTTAGTAGGATGATGCAGCAAGCGAGAGGCCACCTGGAAGAGGACTGGAATAATGGGAAGCCTTTCATCAGCGAAGGTGACGTCTTCGCCGCTCTTTCTTGCCTCATGCTGGCCAAGTACCAAGGTCAGGACACGAATCGAGAGCTGGCAACTATCATGGCTGTTGACCCTCGAAGTCGAGCCCGATCGATATTCTTACCAGACAAAGCCTACGTACAGAACTCTCCTACCAATGCCTTTGTGTTCTGTCGTGCAAACGAAATGTTGGACCTACCACTGGGGAAACTTGCTCTCCAAGTGCGAGAGGCCATACAAGCACAGACCACAGAGGAACAGCTGAAAGCCTCAACAGCGCTCTCAGTGGAGTCTATGAAGACAAACAATATGCCTGTCGTCTTTGGAAGCACCAACATGGCTGCCCAGTTCATGTCGAATTGGAGCAAGGGTGACCTTGCTGGAAAGTTGGACTTCAGCCCCGCGATAGAGCAAGAGGTAAGCCCTGAGTCTAGAAGGGGGAAGAGAGGACATCCTGTGTATTATCAGGCTTCTGATCCCGGACATAATACTGTCTCTGCCATATCTAGcgtgtttgttgttgttggtaagGACTACGAAGGGAACACTTGGTTTTCCAACTCGTTGCCGCAAAAGATGTGGGTAGACTTGATGGAATATCTTGAGCAGTTCGGTCATGCTGGTCGAGAGTCTAAACTTTGA
- a CDS encoding hypothetical protein (SMCOG1034:cytochrome P450~antiSMASH:Cluster_5.6) has product MAVDLATTVQAFLPRIVVYTIIGTTAAWLLHLMQPAFQAALSKDYQKFNWAGDKKGVATFMKASYEVALKSREYFKETHRKILEAGHGGIQLVPIPHCSTGFMLMVPKQLLNEYVKQPENDISLKRYTLQALVPDYTTLGPHIVIHPVYRNVVHKELYQKVADKMPMVNEEMKAALDDNVASKLDSNGVVQINMWDTASAILSRSANRIISGQPLCDNKEYRDATAEYAATFFASALYARFIPPFLRPLLLPYMCRPLMRCIETAAKHATPVLKERMAIIDAAEEKDIEPDLPVSFKIYHLSLTAADASQNDMLSAIILAAKKDPSGPSEYEPMVIVARMMVLNFVQSYTNLVTMTNLVYDLISLPAGDYEAMVSDLRAEISQEMAKSDAFSHEFFQRLTLMDSLIRESIRYNPIGETGIERAVGKQGGFTFSNGIHVPQGAILAAPIKAYQRDERMYPGGFNPRRSMEDPEHPKMTDISPDFLNFGLGRGACPGRFFTSNLLKLTLTHLLMDYDFERLDKRPENVRKVTIDEPCGRFLITLKKRNHA; this is encoded by the exons ATGGCTGTTGATCTCGCTACCACCGTCCAGGCATTTCTGCCTCGCATTGTTGTGTACACAATCATTGGTACCACTGCGGCATGGCTGCTACACCTTATGCAACCTGCTTTCCAAGCGGCACTCTCCAAAGATTATCAGAAGTTCAACTGGGCTGGCGATAAGAAAGGTGTTGCTACATTCATGAAAGCATCATATGAAGTTGCCCTTAAGTCTCGAGAATATTTCAAGGAGACTCATCGTAAG ATCCTTGAAGCTGGCCATGGCGGTATTCAGCTCGTGCCAATCCCCCACTGCAGCACCGGTTTCATGCTCATGGTGCCCAAGCAGCTCCTCAATGAATATGTCAAACAACCCGAAAATGACATTTCTCTCAAGAGATATACTCTCCAAGCCCTTGTCCCAGACTACACTACCCTCGGCCCTCACATCGTCATTCATCCCGTCTACAGAAATGTTGTCCACAAAGAGCTCTACCAAAAGGTCGCAGATAAAATGCCCATGGTCaatgaggagatgaaggctgcTCTAGATGACAATGTCGCCTCAAAGCTCGACTCCAATGGCGTTGTGCAGATAAATATGTGGGACACAGCCAGTGCTATTCTCAGCAGATCTGCCAACCGTATTATCTCAGGTCAGCCTCTGTGTGACAACAAAGAGTACAGAGATGCTACCGCTGAATACGCCGCCACATTCTTTGCGTCAGCGCTGTACGCCCGCTTTATCCCACCATTTCTTCGCCC GCTTCTGCTGCCTTACATGTGCCGCCCGCTGATGCGATGCATTGAGACTGCTGCCAAGCACGCGACGCCCGTGCTGAAGGAGCGCATGGCCATTATTGATGCAGccgaagaaaaagacattGAACCAGATCTACCTGTAAGCTTCAAGATCTACCATTTATCTTTGACAGCGGCTGATGCCTCCCAGAATGACATGCTGAGCGCCATCATCCTGGCCGCCAAAAAGGACCCTAGCGGCCCATCAGAATACGAACCAATGGTCATCGTCGCCAGAATGATGGTTCTCAACTTTGTCCAATCATACACTAACCTCGTCACAATGACCAATCTGGTATATGACCTCATCTCGCTCCCCGCAGGCGACTACGAAGCCATGGTCAGCGACTTGCGTGCCGAGATAAGCCAGGAAATGGCCAAAAGCGATGCCTTTTCACATGAATTCTTCCAAAGGCTGACGCTAATGGATTCCCTGATCCGAGAGAGCATTCGCTACAACCCAATCGGTGAGACGGGCATTGAGCGAGCCGTGGGTAAGCAGGGCGGATTCACTTTCTCCAACGGCATCCATGTGCCGCAGGGTGCCATCCTTGCTGCACCCATCAAGGCCTATCAGAGAGATGAGCGGATGTACCCTGGCGGGTTTAATCCCCGACGATCAATGGAAGATCCGGAGCATCCTAAGATGACGGACATTTCACCGGATTTCTTGAATTTTGGACTCGGACGGGGGGCTTGTCCTGGAAGGTTCTTCACCAGTAACTTGCTTAAGCTTACACTGACGCATCTGCTTATGGATTACGACTTTGAGAGATTGGACAAGAGACCGGAGAATGTTCGGAAGGTTACCATTGACGAGCCATGTGGAAGATTCCTGATTacgctgaagaagaggaatcaTGCTTGA